A region of Salvelinus alpinus chromosome 6, SLU_Salpinus.1, whole genome shotgun sequence DNA encodes the following proteins:
- the LOC139578560 gene encoding protein furry homolog-like isoform X25 has translation MEFLRSLVPAAISWDGGALESGGGLPRETGPRLLRMKRLGLLAMGQTIEEDQEGLSTSTTRPVRSNRIKASAPVNSVSRRRAPSVAPLSWEKRNAAAMSSITIDPELKPGEFVIKSLLAEFAVLAEKKIEVVMAEPLEKLLSRSLQRGEDAQFDQLISSMSSIAEHCLPSLLRTLFDWYRRQSGTEDESYEYRPRSSTKSKGDEQHRDKDYLLERRDLAIDFIFCLVSVEVLKQIPLHPVPDALVHEVLNLAFKHFKHKEGYSGPNTGNVHIIADLYAEVIGVLTQSKFQAVRKKFITELKELRQKEQSPYVVQSIISLIMGMKFFRVKMYPVEDFEASFQFMQECAQYFLEVKDKDIKHALAGLFVEILIPVAAAVKNEVNVPCLKNFVEMLYQTTFDLSSRKKHSLALYPLVTCLLCVSQKQFFLNNWHIFLTNCLSHLKNKDPKMSRVALESLYRLLWVYIIRIKCESNTVTQSRLLSIVSALFPKGSRSVVPRDTPLNIFVKIIQFIAQERLDFAMKEIIYDLLCVGKSHKTFTINPERMNIGLRAFLVIADSLQQKDGEPPMPTTGVIMPSGNTLRVKKIFLATTLTDEEAKVIGMSLYYPAVRKALDNILRHLDKEVGRSMSMTNVQMSNKEPEDMITGERKPKIDLFRTCVAAIPRLIPDGMSRQDLIELLAKLTIHMDEELRGLAFTTLQALMLDFPEWREDVLSGFVYFVVREVTDVHPTLLDNAVKMLLQLISQWRQAVQTSNKTHEAQQGPGSGPSLPLERSPLWGVLHVAEGLALVVLCSCRPATRRLAVNILKEVRALHTALGIAKGDEELAIDVMDRLSASVLESFIHLTGADQTNLLYCPSGIDLQTLAEWNSSPISHQFDVVSPSHIWVFAHVTQGQDPWVISLSSFLRQEHLPKHCPTALNYAGMFAYTRLQLLSPQVDINSPINAKKLNSLSSSSDSYVGLWRNYLILCCSSATSSPNSSSSTSGSVRCSPPETLASTPDSGYSYDSKIIGTPSPSSLFKHVVPMMRSESMDITESLVLGLGRTNPVAFRDLIEELNPIIKEALERRPENMKRRRRRDILRVQLVRIFELLADAGVVSQTGSGGLDGESHSLNSTLLEYVDLTRQLLEAENDKDSDTLKDIRCHFSALVANIIQNVPVHQRRTIFPQQSLRHSLFMLFSHWAGPFSIMFTPLDRYSDRNMQINRHQYCALKAMSAVLCCGPVADNVGLSSDGYLYKWLDNILDSQDRKVHQLGCEAVMLLLELNPDQSNLMFWAVDRCYTGSRRVAAGCFRAIANVFHNRDYQFDTVVLLNLILFKSADSSRDIYEVAMQLLQILEPKLFRYAHKLEIQRTDGILSPPSPLPHLYSVSYYQLSEELARTYPELTLPIFSEVSQRIQTAHPGGRQVMLHYLLPWMNNVELVDFKPSPRRQEPPVCEEEEEAHERDMMMVNSRRWLRGEGWGSPHATTMVLNNLMFMTAKYGDEFAWSEIENVWTTLADSWPKNLKIILHFLISMSGVNSEPSLLPYVKRVVVYLGRDKTMQLLEELMCELDLTDPVSSAVTHMDNPPYYRITSSYKIPSVTSAGTNSSSNTMVPGTDGHHDSSKNKDSNMDDGSTHLDIYSGLNSNLSRQHHRLESRYSSSSGGSYEEEKSDSMPLYANWRLKVMDHNRPEPLPFPPTGGCWSPLVDYLPETNTPGVPLHRCNIAVILLTDLIVDHGVKVEWSAYLHLLLHSIFIGLDHQHPEVYEHCKRLLLHLLVVQGTNSGVQSLASVLLRNREYNDPKVLTVKPPPHEFNLTGVCDFVPDYQPSPMTDSGLSSSSTSSSISLGAGVVPLPHLTPTLINEVDVTAEQYEKVKALIEFVTSRKRGPLWNHEDVSPKNPNIKSADQLSVFLRHVVTVFKQSQSGFQLEQLLSEVALQTALSCSSRHYAGRSFQIFRALKQPLTAATLSDVLSRLVETVGDPGEEAQGFVIELLLTLESGIDTLADTVKNYDLLTALAQASAHEHLLGAKFAAKRKSTGQLNLSSGGLFHQGHYPHSHTRSNSLRASLMGERKGDRRRSNTLDIADRLAGSHGNLARTQSLSSLREGGRGGPGEEAIPPVDPSNLMATVFWIAASLLESDYEFEYLLALRLLNKLLGQLPLENADSRERLERVQAKLKWYSFPGLLQLFLKGFTSASTQELTIHLLSKLISVSRHTLVDPSQVAGFPLNILCLLPHLIQHFDSPTPFCKETADKIAKVCAEEKSATLSNLAHMMSLYSAHSYSRDCANWINVVCRYLHDAFAEITFNLVTYLAELLEKGLPSMQQSLLQIIYSLLSHIDLSAAPVKQFNLEIMKIIGKYVQSPYWKEAQNILKLVVSRSASLVLPDEVQRSYSTESSGSPEIAFTRIFNNSSKELPGKTLDFHFDISETPIIGHKYGDQRTAAGRNGKPQVIAVTRSTSSTSSGSNSNGLVPVSWKRPQLSQRRTREKLMNVLSLCGPESGVPKNPSVVFSSNEDLDSGDQQTSLIPTVEEVVREEDLQGEDAGSEQQFGVFKDFDFLDVELEDAEGESMDNFNWGVRRRSLDSMDKGEGDGDTPSLQECQYTGSTPSLNLTNQEDTDESSEEEVLSASQILTRSGLMNSDSATDDATSNHVDSLQQSQESSSSALTEETTALLPRQDSTALEMPRSDSNSSQLPEDGVSMTAADELSSSVSTDTGFGSSAPPLPPELCDVTDSQDPHYDLDPAPPLPPAIDTPPGSLCEERDSLTAMPLPPILDSPCGSVCEEDVTLALKELDDRCEEEEADFSDMSSQDEGDQDGFSEIQASPPPSPFLSAILAAFQPVTYDDEEDAWRCHVNQMLSDTDGSSAVYTFHVFSRLFKSMQRKFGFITHSSVRFLGERLQRMGNQFLSSLEVMTSHSQCPTVLLDAETLVSCGLLETLKFSVLELQEHLDTYNGKREAAEEWLENCRKTFRDKDGNQRPNTQAQQMEKLAELELCRRLYKLHFQLLLLFQAYCKLISHVDIIKREAEVTNMSEELAILESCLKQVESGVDGQEDVGVSDASQTSTETAIQSLIETLRARDFGSALTQVKTFRSLWPNDIFGNESDDAVQTLLHIYFRHQTLGQTGCLAVVGPSRDLSQASGRLMELNLQIREALSQAQACQAPQTTVVSTGL, from the exons ccTCGGCCCCAGTCAACAGTGTGAGTAGACGCCGCGCCCCCTCCGTGGCCCCCCTGTCGTGGGAGAAGCGAAACGCCGCCGCCATGTCGAGCATCACCATTGACCCCGAGCTCAAGCCCGGGGAGTTTGTCATCAAGAGTCTGTTGGCTGAGTTTGCTGTGCTGGCTGAGAAGAAGATTGAGGTGGTGATGGCTGAACCGCTG gaGAAACTGTTGTCGCGATCTCTCCAAAGAGGGGAAGATGCGCAATTTGATCAG TTAATAAGCTCTATGAGCTCCATAGCGGAACACTGTTTGCCCTCCCTGCTGCGCACACTGTTTGACTGGTACCGGCGGCAGAGTGGCACCGAGGATGAGTCCTATGAGTACAGGCCTCGCTCCAGCACCAAGTCCAAAGG GGATGAACAGCATCGGGATAAAGACTACCTATTGGAGCGGAGGGATTTAGCCATAGATTTCATTTTCTGTTTAGTTTCAGTAGAAGTTTTAAAACAG ATTCCTCTTCATCCCGTGCCAGACGCTTTAGTACATGAAGTTCTGAACCTGGCATTCAAGCACTTTAAACACAAAGAGGG GTACTCCGGCCCCAACACTGGCAATGTGCACATCATAGCAGACCTGTATGCGGAGGTCATCGGAGTTCTCACACAGTCAAA GTTCCAGGCGGTGCGTAAGAAGTTCATCACGGAGCTGAAGGAGCTGAGACAGAAGGAGCAGAGCCCCTACGTGGTCCAGAGCATCATCAGCCTCATCATGGGCATGAAGTTCTTCAGGGTCAAGATGTACCCCGTGGAGGACTTCGAGGCCTCCTTCCAGTTCATGCAG gaGTGTGCCCAGTATTTCCTGGAGGTGAAGGATAAGGACATAAAGCATGCATTGGCTGGCCTCTTTGTTGAGATCCTCATCCCTGTTGCTGCT GCGGTGAAGAATGAAGTCAACGTGCCGTGCCTCAAGAACTTTGTGGAGATGCTCTACCAGACAACCTTTGACCTTAGCTCCAGGAAGAAGCACTCTTTG gcTCTGTATCCTCTGGTGACGTGCCTGCTGTGTGTCAGTCAAAAGCAGTTCTTCCTCAATAACTGGCACATCTTCCTCACAAACTGCCTCTCGCACCTGAAG AACAAAGACCCCAAAATGTCCCGTGTGGCGCTGGAGTCCCTCTACAGACTGCTGTGGGTCTACATCATCAGGATCAAGTGTGAGAGCAACACCGTCACGCAGAG CCGGCTGCTCAGCATCGTTTCAGCACTTTTCCCCAAAGGCTCCCGTAGTGTGGTGCCGAGGGACACGCCCCTCAACATCTTTGTCAAGATCATCCAGTTCATAGCTCAG GAAAGGCTTGACTTTGCTATGAAGGAGATAATTTATGACCTACTGTGTGTGGGGAAATCTCACAAGACCTTCACCATCAATCCAGAG AGGATGAATATTGGCCTGAGGGCTTTCCTTGTGATAGCTGACAGTCTGCAGCAGAAGGACGGGGAGCCGCCCATGCCCACCACAGGGGTCATCATGCCCTCAGGAAACACTCTGCGGGTCAAAAAGATCTTCCTCGCCACCACCCTCACTGACGAGGAGGCCAAGGTCATCG gcaTGTCGCTGTACTACCCAGCGGTGAGAAAGGCCCTGGACAACATCCTGCGTCACCTGGACAAGGAAGTGGGGCGCTCCATGAGCATGACCAACGTCCAGATGTCCAATAAAGAGCCTGAGGACATGATCAC GGGGGAGAGGAAGCCGAAGATCGATCTGTTCCGTACGTGTGTGGCGGCCATCCCCAGGCTGATCCCGGACGGCATGAGCAGACAGGACCTGATCGAGCTGCTGGCTAA GCTGACCATCCACATGGACGAGGAGCTGCGTGGCCTGGCCTTCACCACCCTGCAGGCTCTGATGCTGGACTtcccagagtggagggaggacgtGCTCTCTGGCTTCGTCTACTTCGTGGTGCGCGAGGTCACCGACGTCCACCCCACGCTGCTGGACAATGCCGTCAAGATGCTGCTGCAGCTCATCAGCCAGTGGAGGCAGGCCGTCCAGACCAGCAACAAGACCCACGAGGCACAG CAGGGCCCTGGAAGCGGGCCGTCTCTGCCCCTGGAGCGCTCTCCTCTGTGGGGGGTGCTGCACGTGGCGGAGGGCCTGGCACTGGTGGTTCTGTGCAGCTGCCGCCCCGCCACGCGCAGGCTGGCTGTTAATATCCTCAAAGAGGTCCGAGCCCTGCACACCGCTCTGGGCATCGCCAAG GGAGATGAGGAGTTGGCCATAGATGTGATGGACAGGCTAAGTGCATCTGTGCTGGAGAGCTTCATCCATCTCACAGGAGCTGACCAG ACCAACCTGCTATATTGTCCCAGCGGTATCGACCTGCAGACGCTGGCAGAATGGAACTCGTCTCCCATCAGCCACCAGTTTGACGTGGTCAGCCCGTCGCACATCTGGGTGTTTGCCCACGTGACGCAGGGCCAGGACCCCTGGGTCATCAGCCTGTCCAGCTTCCTGCGCCAGGAGCACCTGCCCAAGCACTGCCCCACCGCACTCAACTACGCCGGGATGTTCGCCTACACACGCCTGCAGCTGCTCTCTCCGCAAGTGGACATCAA CAGCCCTATAAATGCTAAGAAGCTGAACAGCCTGAGCAGCAGTAGTGACTCGTACGTGGGGCTGTGGAGGAACTACCTGATCCTCTGTTGTAGCTCCGCCACTTCCTCccccaactcctcctcctccacctctggcTCCGTCCGCTGCTCCCCGCCTGAGACGCTGGCGTCCACGCCGGACAGTGGCTACAGCTACGACTCTAAG ATTATTGGCACTCCGTCCCCCTCATCCCTGTTCAAACACGTTGTCCCGATGATGCGCTCTGAGAGCATGGACATCACAGAGTCACTCGTCCTGGGGCTTGGCAGGACCAACCCCGTGGCCTTCAG AGATCTGATAGAGGAACTGAACCCCATCATTAAGGAGGCTCTGGAGAGGAGACCTGAG AACATGAAGCGACGTAGGCGTCGCGACATCCTGAGGGTCCAGCTGGTCCGGATCTTTGAGCTGCTGGCCGACGCTGGCGTCGTCAGTCAGAC ggggaGTGGCGGTCTGGACGGGGAGAGTCACTCTCTGAACTCGACACTGTTGGAGTATGTGGATCTGACGAGACAGCTGCTGGAGGCTGAGAACGACAAAGATTCAGACACACTGAAGGACATCCGCTGCCACTTCAGCGCTCTGGTGGCCAACATCATTCAGAACGTCCCag TGCACCAGAGGAGGACCATCTTCCCCCAGCAGTCTCTGAGACACAGTCTATTCATGTTGTTCAGCCACTGGGCGGGGCCCTTCAGCATCATGTTCACCCCACTAGACCGGTACAGCGACCGCAACATGCAGATCAACCGACACCAGTACTGTGCTCTCAAG GCCATGTCGGCAGTGTTGTGCTGTGGTCCAGTGGCTGATAACGTTGGCCTCTCCTCTGACGGTTATCTCTACAAGTGGTTGGACAACATCCTGGACTCTCAGGACAGGAAG GTGCACCAGTTGGGCTGTGAGGCGGTGATGCTGCTGTTGGAGCTGAACCCAGACCAGAGTAACCTGATGTTCTGGGCTGTGGACCGCTGTTACACTGGCTCACGCCGCGTGGCTGCCGGCTGCTTCAGGGCCATCGCCAACGTCTTTCACAACAG GGATTACCAGTTTGACACTGTGGTGCTGCTGAATCTGATCTTGTTCAAGTCGGCTGATTCATCCAGAGATATCTATGAGGTGGCCATGCAGCTGCTGCAG ATCTTGGAGCCCAAGCTCTTCCGTTACGCTCACAAACTGGAGATCCAGAGAACAGATGGGATCCTGAGCCCTCCCTCCCCGCTGCCACACCTCTACTCTGTCTCCTACTACCAGCTGTCTGAGGAGCTGGCCAGGACATACCCAGAGCTCACCCTGCCCATCTTCTCAG AGGTGAGCCAGCGTATCCAGACAGCACACCCTGGCGGTCGCCAGGTGATGCTGCACTACCTCCTGCCCTGGATGAACAACGTGGAGCTGGTGGACTTCAAGCCGTCGCCACGGCGACAGGAACCCCCAGTCtgtgaggaggaagaagaggcccACGAGCGCGACATGATGATGGTCAACAGCCGGCGCTGGCTCAGAGGGGAGGGCTGGGGCTCCCCACACGCCACCACCATGGTGCTCAACAACCTCATGTTCATGACCGCCAAG TACGGGGATGAGTTTGCGTGGTCAGAGATAGAGAACGTGTGGACCACCCTGGCCGACAGCTGGCCAAAGAACCTGAAGATCATCCTGCACTTCCTCATCAGCATGTCAGGGGTCAACAGTGAGCCCAGCCTCCTGCCCTAT gtgAAGCGGGTGGTGGTCTACCTAGGCAGGGATAAGACTATGCAGCTGCTGGAGGAGCTGATGTGTGAGCTGGACCTGACAGACCCAGTGAGCTCTGCTGTCACTCACATGGACAACCCTCCCTACTACCGCATCACCTCCAGCTACAAGATCCCCTCCGTCACCTCAGCAG GAACCAACTCCAGCAGTAACACCATGGTGCCAGGAACCGACGGTCACCATGACAGCAGCAAAAATAAAGACTCCAACATGGATGACGG TTCCACCCATCTGGACATCTACAGTGGTCTGAACAGCAACCTGAGCCGTCAGCACCACCGCCTGGAGTCTCGTTACAGCAGCAGCTCTGGAGGATCCTATGAGGAGGAGAAGA GTGACTCCATGCCGCTGTATGCTAACTGGCGTCTGAAGGTGATGGACCACAACCGTCCCGAgcccctccctttccctcccacAGGGGGCTGCTGGTCCCCTCTGGTGGACTACCTGCCGGAGACCAACACCCCTGGAGTACCCCTCCACAG GTGTAACATAGCTGTCATCCTACTGACTGACCTCATAGTAGACCATGGGGTCAAAGTGGAGTGGAGCGCCTACCTTCACCTCCTGCTGCACTCCATcttcatag GGTTGGACCACCAGCACCCTGAGGTCTACGAGCACTGCAAACGCCTCCTGCTTCACCTGCTGGTCGTCCAGGGAACCAACAGCGGCGTCCAATCCCTGGCCTCCGTGCTGCTGCGCAACCGAGAGTACAACGACCCCAAGGTGCTGACCGTGAAGCCACCGCCCCACGAGTTCAACCTCACAG GAGTGTGTGACTTTGTGCCAGACTACCAGCCGTCTCCCATGACAGACTCAGGCCTGAGCTCCAGCTCCACGTCGTCCAGCATCAGCCTGGGTGCAGGAGTCGTCCCCCTGCCCCACCTCACCCCCACCCTGATCAACGAGGTGGACGTCACCGCAGAGCAGTACGAGAAGGTCAAAGCCCTCATCGAGTTTGTCACCTCCAG GAAGCGGGGGCCCCTGTGGAACCATGAGGACGTGTCACCCAAGAACCCCAACATAAAGAGTGCTGACCAGCTGAGCGTGTTCCTCCGACATGTAGTGACAGTCTTCAAACAGTCCCAGTCAG GTTTCCAACTGGAGCAGTTGCTGAGTGAGGTCGCCCTGCAGACTGCTCTGTCCTGCTCGTCTCGTCACTACGCAGGACGCTCCTTCCAGATCTTCAGGGCTCTCAAACAACCCCTCACAGCCGCCACACTTTCTGATGTCCTCTCACGCCTCGTAGAGACAGTGGGCGACCCGGGAGAGGAGGCACAG GGTTTTGTTATCGAGCTGCTGCTGACTCTGGAGTCAGGGATCGACACGCTCGCTGACACAGTCAAGAACTATGACCTCCTCACTGCCTTGGCACA GGCCTCTGCCCATGAGCACCTGCTGGGGGCCAAGTTTGCAGCTAAAAGGAAGAGCACGGGCCAGCTGAATCTGAGTAGCGGTGGTCTTTTCCACCAAGGCCACTACCCCCACAGCCACACCCGCAGCAACTCCCTCCGCGCCAGCCTCATGGGTGAACGTAAGGGAGACCGCCGCCGCAGTAACACCCTAGACATCGCCGACCGGCTGGCCGGTAGCCACGGCAACCTAGCACGAACGCAGAGCTTGTCGTCGTTGCGGGAGGGTGGCAGAGGGGGTCCTGGGGAGGAGGCCATCCCTCCTGTggacccatccaacctgatggcCACGGTGTTCTGGATAGCAGCCTCCCTCCTGGAGTCGGACTATGAGTTTGAGTACCTGCTGGCCCTGCGGCTGCTCAACAAGCTACTGGGCCAGCTGCCCCTGGAGAACGCAGACAGCAGGGAGAGACTAGAGAGGGTGCAGGCCAAGCTGAAATGGTACAGCTTCCCTGGTCTGCTGCAGCTCTTCCTCAAGGGCTTCACCTCAGCTTCCACCCAGGAGCTCACCATCCACCTGCTAAGCAAGCTCATCAGCGTCTCCCGCCACACACTGGTCGACCCCTCCCAGGTGGCAG GTTTTCCTCTGAACATCCTGTGCCTGCTGCCTCACCTCATCCAGCACTTTGACAGCCCCACTCCGTTCTGCAAGGAGACGGCGGATAAGATAGCCAAGGTGTGTGCCGAGGAGAAGTCCGCCACGCTGTCTAACCTGGCCCACATGATGAGCCTGTACAGCGCACACAGCTACTCCAGAGACTGCGCCAACTGGATCAACGTGGTGTGTCGTTACCTGCACGACGCCTTCGCTGAGATCACGTTCAATCTGGTCACATACCTGGCCGAG TTGCTGGAGAAAGGCCTACCCAGCATGCAGCAGTCCCTGCTGCAGATCATCTACAGCCTGCTGAGTCACATTGACCTGTCGGCTGCACCCGTCAAACAGTTCAACCTGGAGATCATGAAGATCATCGGCAAATATGTCCAG AGCCCGTACTGGAAGGAGGCCCAGAACATTCTGAAGCTGGTGGTGTCTCGGTCGGCCAGCCTGGTGTTGCCAGACGAGGTGCAGCGCTCCTACAGCACCGAGTCCTCTGGATCCCCAGAGATCGCCTTCACTCGCATCTTCAACAACTCCTCTAAGGAGCTGCCCGGCAAGACGCTGGACTTCCACTTTGACATCTCAGAG ACACCCATCATAGGGCATAAGTACGGGGACCAGCGCACAGCTGCAGGGCGGAATGGGAAACCGCAAGTCATCGCTGTGACCCGGAGCACGTCCTCCACTTCCTCTGGATCCAACTCCAACGGCCTGGTGCCTGTCAGCTGGAAGAGGCCCCAACTCTCTCAG AGGCGAACCAGAGAGAAGCTCATGaacgttctctctctgtgtggtcctGAGTCTGGCGTTCCCAAGAATCCTTCT GTGGTGTTCTCATCCAACGAGGACCTGGACTCAGGTGATCAGCAGACCAGTTTGATCCCCACAGTGGAGGAGGTGGTGAGGGAGGAGGACCTGCAGGGAGAGGATGCAGGAAGTGAGCAGCAGTTTGGAGTCTTCAAGGACTTTGATTTCCTGGACGTGGAGCTGGAAGATGCTGAG GGGGAGAGCATGGACAACTTTAACTGGGGCGTGCGTCGGCGCTCCCTGGACAGCATGGACAAGGGGGAGGGAGACGGGGACACGCCGTCCCTGCAGGAGTGCCAGTACACCGGGAGCACGCCCAGCCTCAACCTCACCAACCAGGAGGACACGGACGAGTCGTCTGAGGAGGAGGTACTGAGCGCTAGCCAGATTCTCACCCGCTCTGGCCTC ATGAACAGTGACTCGGCTACGGACGATGCCACGTCCAACCACGTGGACTCTCTGCAGCAATCGCAGGAGTCGTCCAGCAGTGCCTTGACAGAGGAGACCACGGCCCTGCTGCCCCGCCAGGACAGCACTGCACTGGAGATGCCGCGCTCTGACTCAAACAGCAGTCAGCTGCCTGAG GACGGGGTGAGCATGACGGCGGCAGATGAGCTGAGCAGCAGCGTGAGCACGGACACGGGGTTTGGCAGCAgtgccccccctctgccccctgaGCTGTGTGACGTCACCGACTCCCAAGACCCACACTATGACCTGGACCCGGCCCCCCCTCTCCCACCGGCCATAGACACCCCGCCGGGGTCCCTCTGTGAAGAGAGGGACTCCCTCACAGCCATGCCCCTGCCCCCCATCCTAGACAGCCCCTGTGGCTCTGTGTGTGAGGAGGACGTGACGCTGGCGCTGAAGGAGCTTGACGAccgctgtgaggaggaggaggccgACTTCTCCGACATGTCCAG TCAGGATGAGGGCGATCAAGATGGTTTCTCAGAGATCCAGGCCTCTCCGCCCCCCTCGCCCTTCCTCTCCGCCATCCTGGCAGCTTTCCAGCCCGTTACCTATGACGACGAGGAGGACGCTTGGCGTTGCCATGTCAACCAGATGTTGTCGGACACGGATGGGTCCTCTGCTGTGTACACCTTCCACGTGTTCTCCCGACTATTTAAG AGCATGCAGAGGAAGTTTGGCTTCATCACCCACTCGTCGGTGCGTTTCCTAGGAGAGCGGCTGCAGCGAATGGGGAACCAGTTCCTCAGCTCCCTAGAGGTCATGACCTCTCACTCCCAGTGCCCCACGGTGCTGCTGGATGCTGAGACG TTGGTGTCATGTGGACTGCTGGAGACTCTGAAGTTCAGTGTGCTGGAGTTGCAGGAGCACCTGGACACCTACAACGGCAAGAGAGAGGCGGCTGAGGAG TGGCTGGAGAACTGCAGGAAGACGTTTCGCGACAAAGACGGCAACCAACGACCCAACACTCAAGCCCAG CAAATGGAAAAACTAGCA